The region TTTTTGTAAAGAATTAAGGAGAAGATATGTTTGGCAAGGTAAAAAGTTTTTTCGGCAGCATTATAATGGAGATGAAGAAAGTCTCCTGGTCGTCGAGAAGCGAACTTATTTCGGCAACAGTGGTAACGTTTTTCTTTGTTGCTATTCTAACCATCTACGTTGGAACGGTAGATCTTTTAATGTCTAAACTAATGGGTTTTTTATTAAAGT is a window of Candidatus Kaelpia aquatica DNA encoding:
- the secE gene encoding preprotein translocase subunit SecE — its product is MFGKVKSFFGSIIMEMKKVSWSSRSELISATVVTFFFVAILTIYVGTVDLLMSKLMGFLLK